Proteins encoded together in one Lathyrus oleraceus cultivar Zhongwan6 chromosome 5, CAAS_Psat_ZW6_1.0, whole genome shotgun sequence window:
- the LOC127087195 gene encoding mediator of RNA polymerase II transcription subunit 8: MKRRRMEGELVQQQQQERLNQALQQQLNLEQVKTRAISLFKAISRILEDFDAYARTNTTPKWQDILGQYSMVNLELFNIVDDIKKVSKAFIVYPKNVNADNATILPVMLSTKLLPEMETEDTSKRDQLLQGMQNLPVATQIDKLKARIDMIAAACEGAEKVLADTRKAYCFGTRQGPSIAPTLDKGQAAKIQEQENLLRAAVNVGEGLRLPVDQRHITSSLPMHLADAFTVNEAAQPFPDGSSNNVYMKNTPMSSNNMGGQNSMLQTSGTQLLGRSAASPSAATSATSFDNTTASPIPYANSPRSSTNMMNTPSPQQQTSQLQQQQPTAQQQQQQRQKLMQQLPQQQQQQLLAQQQQQFRQSAMQGMGQMQGQHQMQFSSQLGHQQFQNRQQLSSAHMQHGLGQTQLNQGNQMTRLSQFSGHANSALFSAAQTTPNTQMIPNISAGISSQSHLPRMQFGLSGNNPQRSHPSQMLSDQMFNMGGGNPGGMMSLQQQQQQQQQHNSQGAFGGMASNAQNLQSGMMTLQNTQQNHPNFSQQRQQNQQ; encoded by the exons ATGAAAAG GAGAAGAATGGAGGGTGAGTTGGTGCAGCAGCAGCAGCAGGAGAGATTGAATCAGGCATTGCAGCAGCAGCTAAACCTAGAACAAGTAAAGACGCGTGCTATCAGCCTGTTTAAAGCCATATCGAGGATTTTGGAAGATTTCGATGCCTATGCTCGTACCAACACCACTCCCAAATGGCAAGATATTCTTGGTCAATATTCTATGGTCAACCTCGAGCTCTTCAACATTGTTGATGATATCAAGAAAGTCTCCAAGGCATTCATAGTCTATCCCAAAAATGTCAATGCCGACAATGCTACAA TACTCCCTGTTATGCTTTCCACAAAACTACTTCCTGAAATGGAGACGGAGGACACCTCCAAGAGAGATCAGTTGCTTCAGGGGATGCAGAACCTCCCAGTTGCCACTCAAATTGACAAGTTGAAG GCTAGAATTGATATGATTGCTGCAGCCTGTGAAGGTGCTGAAAAGGTATTGGCGGACACTCGTAAAGCTTACTGCTTTGGAACTCGTCAAGGCCCTTCCATTGCCCCCACTCTCGACAAGGGTCAGGCTGCCAAAATTCAAGAACAGGAAAATCTACTCCGAGCCGCCGTCAATGTTGGTGAAG GATTACGGCTGCCTGTAGACCAGAGGCATATAACTTCTTCACTTCCGATGCATTTGGCCGATGCATTCACTGTCAACGAGGCTGCACAACCTTTTCCTGATGGGTCTAGCAATA ATGTATATATGAAGAATACCCCCATGTCATCAAATAATATGGGAGGCCAGAATTCGATGTTACAG ACATCAGGAACACAACTTCTGGGAAGATCAGCTGCATCTCCTTCTGCTGCAACAAGTGCCACTTCTTTTGACAATACAACAGCTTCACCAATTCCATATGCTAATTCACCTAGGTCTTCTACAAATATGATGAATACGCCTTCTCCTCAGCAGCAAACATCACAACTGCAGCAGCAACAACCAACAGCacagcaacagcaacagcaacgaCAGAAACTGATGCAGCAGTTACctcaacagcagcaacagcaactTCTTGCTCAGCAGCAGCAACAGTTCAGGCAATCTGCAATGCAAGGAATGGGTCAG ATGCAAGGGCAACATCAGATGCAATTTTCTTCACAACTTGGGCATCAGCAATTTCAGAATAGGCAGCAGCTTTCTTCGGCGCATATGCAGCATGGCCTTGGTCAAACCCAACTCAATCAAGGAAATCAGATGACTCGTTTAAGCCAGTTTTCTGGTCATGCTAACAGTGCATTATTTAGTGCTGCTCAAACAACACCAAATACCCAGATG ATTCCCAACATTTCAGCCGGTATATCTTCACAGTCTCATCTGCCACGGATGCAG TTCGGATTATCTGGAAACAATCCTCAGCGAAGTCATCCTTCCCAAATGTTGAGTGATCAAA TGTTCAACATGGGAGGTGGCAACCCTGGTGGTATGATGTCCTtacaacagcagcaacagcagcaacaacaacacaATTCACAAGGTGCATTTGGTGGCATGGCATCAAATGCTCAGAATCTACAATCTGGTATGATGACACTTCAGAACACACAACAGAATCATCCCAATTTCTCTCAACAGAGACAGCAAAATCAACAGTGA